From the genome of Bos indicus isolate NIAB-ARS_2022 breed Sahiwal x Tharparkar chromosome 2, NIAB-ARS_B.indTharparkar_mat_pri_1.0, whole genome shotgun sequence:
GGGGCCGCGAGGCCGGCTACCTCCCCGTCCTCAGTCTGCGCTGGGAAGGGCCTTCGGAACCGTTTGGTCCCAAGCTCCGAAGGTTCAAGAGTGGACGCCGCGATCCAGAGGGAAGGGCTTGCCCCAAAGCACTCGACGTGTGAGGCAGGGAGCCCCTGCCCTTGCCCGGGTCCAGCCCCGCGCCCGCTCCTTGCCCTTCCCCGGACCGCCAACTCCAGGAGAGCCGACCCCTGAGCGGCGGCGGTCACACCTCGGACTCGCGCGGTGGCCCGCGGGCGCGCTGGCAGCCGTACAGCCACTGGATGACGCGCGCGTTGCGCTCCACCACCGACACCTGGGGGCGCCCGTCCCGCTCCGAGCCCGCCGCCGCTGAGCCGCCGCCCTCCGCACCGTCCCGGCGATCTGCGCCGCCCTCGCTGGACGTCCAGTCGCTGGCGTCTCCGGAGCCCGGCGGCGGCGACGTTCCGGGCTGGGGGCTGGCGTCGGCGCCCCAGCTCTGCGGAGAGAAGCGCTCGGCTCCCAGCACCTCCACGAGCGCGCGCTCCAGGCCGCAGTAGTTGAAGAAGCGCTCCTTCTCCGACAGGGGCAGCGAGCACGTGGGGCACAATGCCCGCTTTCCCGCCGCTTCCGGGGCATCTTGGGGCGCGGTCCATGCCCCGGGAGCCGCGGGTCGCTCCGATGAGCCTGCGCTGCTCGAGGCGACGTCTCGGGGGCTGCCCAGGAAGAGGCGCCGCACCAGCCCCTGGCCCTTGGCATTCTCTTTGTTCACCGAAGCCTTACAGTCCCGCTTCTGGCGGTAGAAGATGAGGGAATCAGGCCTTGGCAGTCGCCTGCCACTGCCCCGGCGGGCGGGCCTGGGCGTTCTGGGCGATGGAGGGGGCCCCAGCTCGTTGCAAGTGTGCGGGGTGAGCGGCCCGGGACCCCCACGCAGAGCCGGCTCCTGGCGTCGCGCGATCACCTGGTGCGTCTTGACATACTTGGCTTTGTCGGCCTCCAGCCTCTCCACTGCGCTGGGGGTCCGTCCCCGGGACGGGGTGGAGGGAGAGGCCAGGAGCATTTTAGCAGAACTGGGCAGGACAGTGCTCCATAAGCCACTGGAGGCAGGCAGATAGTGAAGGAACTGAGAGCAATTGGCTGGGGCTCCCTGGGACCTGCTGGGGAAAGAGGAGTGGTCAGGGGGAGAGGTAGGAGATGACTCTCCTGAAGGCATTCCTGGGAATAAGGTCA
Proteins encoded in this window:
- the FAM110D gene encoding protein FAM110D isoform X2, which codes for MQRSQGAPANCSQFLHYLPASSGLWSTVLPSSAKMLLASPSTPSRGRTPSAVERLEADKAKYVKTHQVIARRQEPALRGGPGPLTPHTCNELGPPPSPRTPRPARRGSGRRLPRPDSLIFYRQKRDCKASVNKENAKGQGLVRRLFLGSPRDVASSSAGSSERPAAPGAWTAPQDAPEAAGKRALCPTCSLPLSEKERFFNYCGLERALVEVLGAERFSPQSWGADASPQPGTSPPPGSGDASDWTSSEGGADRRDGAEGGGSAAAGSERDGRPQVSVVERNARVIQWLYGCQRARGPPRESEV
- the FAM110D gene encoding protein FAM110D isoform X1; its protein translation is MQSRSQGAPANCSQFLHYLPASSGLWSTVLPSSAKMLLASPSTPSRGRTPSAVERLEADKAKYVKTHQVIARRQEPALRGGPGPLTPHTCNELGPPPSPRTPRPARRGSGRRLPRPDSLIFYRQKRDCKASVNKENAKGQGLVRRLFLGSPRDVASSSAGSSERPAAPGAWTAPQDAPEAAGKRALCPTCSLPLSEKERFFNYCGLERALVEVLGAERFSPQSWGADASPQPGTSPPPGSGDASDWTSSEGGADRRDGAEGGGSAAAGSERDGRPQVSVVERNARVIQWLYGCQRARGPPRESEV